A region of Immundisolibacter sp. DNA encodes the following proteins:
- a CDS encoding alpha/beta hydrolase, with amino-acid sequence MLFITNRFPTQSIKSRVGRVFDFDLKNNAASNSVFYCRRLGKDKYEEIGGFNLMSELKSSPYRQLLVYLHGFSNLPEAVFDGAAELQALCDKKKQKELLVLPVVWPCDDDQGIVKDYWDDQKAADASAFSLARVLGHFMKWRDDTQRNPADDPCLKRINMLAHSMGNRVLRETLCAWDKYDLPSGVPLLFRNTYLVAADIENESVHKGHAGELISHASRNVVVYYASDDLALRSSKVANLKNKIASRRLGHTGPENMALTPTNVYAVDCDDVNTAYDTPLGHSYFRSGKKPGEPGKVFDHIWQTIMTGRVFPDDENRRTSIIRD; translated from the coding sequence ATGTTGTTCATAACCAACCGTTTCCCGACGCAGAGCATCAAGAGCCGCGTCGGCCGTGTCTTCGACTTCGATCTCAAGAACAACGCAGCCTCCAACTCAGTGTTCTATTGCCGGCGGCTGGGCAAGGATAAATACGAGGAAATCGGCGGCTTCAATCTGATGTCCGAGCTGAAGTCCTCGCCGTATCGGCAGTTGCTGGTGTACCTCCATGGCTTCTCGAATCTGCCCGAGGCGGTGTTCGACGGGGCGGCGGAATTGCAGGCACTGTGCGACAAAAAGAAGCAAAAGGAGCTGCTGGTGCTGCCGGTGGTATGGCCCTGTGACGATGACCAGGGAATCGTCAAGGACTACTGGGACGACCAGAAGGCGGCCGACGCGAGTGCCTTTTCCCTGGCCCGGGTGCTGGGGCACTTCATGAAATGGCGCGATGACACCCAGCGCAACCCGGCCGACGATCCGTGCCTGAAGCGCATCAACATGCTGGCGCACTCCATGGGCAATCGCGTACTACGCGAGACGCTGTGTGCCTGGGATAAGTACGACCTGCCAAGCGGCGTGCCGCTGCTGTTTCGAAACACCTACCTGGTGGCGGCGGATATCGAGAACGAATCGGTGCACAAGGGGCACGCCGGTGAGCTCATCAGCCACGCATCGCGCAATGTGGTGGTGTATTACGCATCGGACGACCTGGCGCTGCGTTCAAGCAAGGTGGCGAACCTGAAGAACAAGATCGCCTCGCGTCGCCTGGGTCATACCGGCCCCGAGAACATGGCCCTCACGCCAACGAACGTCTACGCCGTGGATTGTGACGACGTGAACACCGCTTACGACACACCCCTGGGCCACAGTTATTTTCGGTCCGGCAAGAAGCCCGGCGAGCCGGGCAAGGTCTTCGACCACATCTGGCAAACCATCATGACCGGCCGCGTGTTCCCGGATGATGAGAATCGCCGCACCAGCATCATCAGGGACTGA
- the nuoN gene encoding NADH-quinone oxidoreductase subunit NuoN, which yields MEFMLPDLAPALPEMVLLAMACVVLLVDLFWPGRERSNTYVVSQLSLLATLLAVAQGYHGPVTTFSGHYTVDAVAVVIKVVALLIMFGVFLYGRDYLRQRALLTGEFLLLSLFATLGLLVMASAGSLLVLYLGLEVLSLSSYALVALHRDNGDASEAAIKYFFLGALASGLLLYGMSLLYGLTASLDLSTVAQVVGEHARAGDFSALMGLALAMLVVGIGFKLGIAPFHMWLPDVYHGAPTAVTAFLTTISKLAAFVLVVKLLAGAAAPLVQQWQQMLVVVTVLSLAVGNLVAIAQVNIKRMLAYSTISHMGFFLLGILANSPAGMAASLFYMITYALTGLAAFGMIMLLSRAGFEADRIEDFRGLNRRSPWLALVMMVILFSLAGVPPTVGFYAKLGVIRAVMQHDLLWLAIIAVIFSVIGAFYYLRVIKAMYFDAPEEQPAISPALDVRVFMGVNGALLLGLGVFPAPLLALCQAVF from the coding sequence ATGGAATTCATGCTTCCCGATCTGGCCCCGGCCCTGCCGGAAATGGTTTTGCTGGCGATGGCCTGCGTGGTGTTGCTGGTCGACCTGTTCTGGCCGGGCCGCGAGCGCAGCAACACTTATGTCGTATCCCAGCTGTCGCTGCTGGCAACCTTGCTGGCGGTTGCGCAGGGTTACCACGGGCCGGTCACCACGTTCAGCGGTCACTACACGGTCGACGCCGTTGCGGTCGTGATCAAGGTGGTGGCGTTGCTGATCATGTTCGGCGTGTTCCTGTATGGGCGGGATTACCTGCGCCAGCGGGCTCTTTTGACCGGCGAGTTCCTGCTGCTGTCGCTGTTCGCCACGCTCGGCTTGTTGGTGATGGCCAGTGCCGGCAGCCTGCTGGTGCTGTATCTGGGCCTTGAGGTGCTGTCGCTGTCCTCGTATGCGCTGGTCGCGCTGCACCGCGACAATGGCGACGCCAGCGAGGCCGCGATCAAGTATTTCTTTCTGGGCGCGCTGGCCTCGGGTCTGCTGCTGTACGGCATGTCGCTTCTGTACGGATTGACGGCGTCGCTCGACCTGTCCACCGTGGCGCAGGTGGTGGGTGAACACGCCCGTGCCGGTGACTTCAGCGCCCTGATGGGCCTTGCGCTGGCCATGCTGGTGGTGGGGATCGGCTTCAAGCTGGGCATCGCACCGTTTCACATGTGGTTGCCGGACGTGTACCACGGCGCGCCGACCGCGGTGACGGCGTTTCTGACCACGATCAGCAAACTCGCGGCCTTCGTGCTGGTGGTGAAACTGCTGGCCGGTGCCGCAGCGCCGCTGGTCCAGCAGTGGCAGCAAATGCTGGTGGTGGTGACCGTGCTGTCGTTGGCGGTCGGTAATCTTGTCGCCATTGCGCAGGTCAACATCAAGCGCATGCTGGCCTATTCGACCATCTCGCACATGGGTTTTTTCCTGCTCGGCATCCTGGCCAACAGCCCGGCCGGCATGGCGGCAAGCCTGTTCTACATGATTACCTATGCCCTGACCGGCCTGGCCGCCTTTGGCATGATCATGCTGCTGAGCCGCGCCGGCTTCGAAGCCGACCGGATCGAGGACTTTCGCGGCCTCAACCGGCGCTCGCCGTGGCTGGCGCTGGTGATGATGGTGATCCTGTTCTCGCTGGCAGGCGTGCCGCCCACGGTCGGCTTTTACGCCAAGCTTGGCGTCATCCGCGCGGTGATGCAGCACGACCTGCTGTGGCTGGCCATCATCGCGGTGATCTTTTCGGTCATCGGTGCGTTCTATTACCTGCGCGTCATCAAGGCCATGTACTTCGATGCGCCAGAGGAGCAGCCGGCCATCTCCCCGGCCCTCGACGTGCGCGTGTTCATGGGTGTGAACGGCGCTCTGCTGCTGGGTCTAGGCGTGTTCCCGGCACCGCTGCTGGCGCTGTGCCAGGCGGTTTTTTAG
- a CDS encoding NADH-quinone oxidoreductase subunit M yields the protein MSETLPLLSLAIWTPIAGAVLVWLLGGDGRPGRARGLALLVALLEFAITLPLYTGFDTGNGGLQFVERAPWVESFAIYYHLGIDGIALPFILLTSFITVLVVAMARVSVEKQLSQYLGAFLVMEGLMIGLFCAVDGMLFYVFWEAMLIPMFIIIGVWGGPNRVYATLKFFLYTFLGSVLLLVALIYLHLKTGSFSLLDFQRVGLDLPTQKLLFLAFLAAFAVKIPMWPVHTWLPDAHVEAPTGGSVVLAAIMLKMGGYGFLRLSLPITPDASMAFSGLMITLSLIAVVYIGAVALVQQDMKKLIAYSSISHMGFVTLGTFLFSAQGIEGGLVQMVSHGFISAAMFLCVGVMYDRMHSRQIADYGGVVNTMPMFAAFMMLFAMANSGLPGTSGFVGEFMVILAAFENGFWIALLAGTSLVLGAAYNLWMYKRVIFGAVTNAKVAALKDLKAEEFVVLGLLALAVLAMGVWPNPMLDVTHATVDTLLAHLQRGKLGL from the coding sequence ATGAGCGAAACCTTGCCTCTGTTGAGTCTGGCCATATGGACGCCCATCGCCGGCGCGGTGCTGGTCTGGTTGCTGGGCGGCGACGGCCGCCCCGGGCGGGCACGGGGCCTCGCCCTGCTGGTGGCGCTGCTGGAGTTCGCCATCACGCTGCCGCTGTACACCGGGTTTGACACCGGCAATGGCGGCCTGCAGTTCGTCGAACGCGCGCCGTGGGTGGAGTCCTTCGCCATCTACTACCACCTTGGCATCGACGGCATCGCGCTGCCGTTCATCCTGCTGACCAGCTTCATCACGGTGCTGGTGGTGGCCATGGCGCGGGTGTCGGTTGAAAAGCAGCTCAGCCAGTACCTGGGCGCCTTCCTGGTCATGGAAGGGCTGATGATCGGCCTGTTCTGTGCCGTCGACGGCATGCTGTTCTATGTGTTCTGGGAAGCGATGCTGATCCCGATGTTCATCATCATCGGCGTCTGGGGCGGCCCCAATCGCGTGTACGCGACGCTCAAGTTTTTTCTCTACACCTTCCTCGGCTCCGTGCTGCTGCTGGTGGCGCTGATCTACCTGCATCTGAAGACGGGCAGCTTCAGCCTGCTCGACTTCCAGCGCGTCGGGCTCGATCTGCCGACCCAGAAGCTGCTGTTCCTGGCCTTCCTGGCCGCGTTCGCAGTCAAGATTCCGATGTGGCCGGTGCACACCTGGCTGCCTGATGCACATGTCGAGGCCCCGACCGGCGGCTCCGTGGTGCTGGCGGCCATCATGCTCAAGATGGGCGGATACGGCTTCCTGCGCCTGTCGCTGCCGATCACGCCGGACGCCAGCATGGCCTTCTCCGGCCTGATGATCACGCTGTCGCTGATCGCCGTGGTCTACATCGGCGCCGTGGCGCTGGTGCAGCAGGACATGAAAAAGCTGATTGCCTATTCGTCCATCTCGCACATGGGTTTCGTGACGCTCGGCACCTTCCTGTTCAGCGCGCAGGGCATCGAGGGCGGGCTGGTGCAGATGGTTTCGCACGGCTTCATCTCGGCCGCCATGTTCCTGTGCGTGGGCGTCATGTACGACCGCATGCACAGTCGCCAGATCGCCGATTACGGCGGCGTGGTCAACACCATGCCGATGTTCGCCGCCTTCATGATGCTGTTTGCGATGGCCAACTCCGGCCTGCCGGGCACGTCGGGTTTCGTCGGCGAGTTCATGGTCATCCTGGCAGCGTTCGAGAACGGCTTCTGGATCGCCCTGCTGGCCGGCACCAGCTTGGTGCTGGGCGCGGCGTACAACCTGTGGATGTACAAGCGGGTCATTTTCGGGGCCGTGACCAATGCAAAAGTGGCGGCGCTGAAGGATCTGAAGGCCGAGGAGTTCGTCGTGCTCGGCCTGTTGGCCCTGGCCGTGCTCGCCATGGGCGTGTGGCCCAATCCCATGCTGGACGTCACCCATGCCACGGTAGACACGCTGCTGGCGCACCTGCAGCGCGGCAAGCTCGGACTCTAG
- the nuoL gene encoding NADH-quinone oxidoreductase subunit L: MEKLTLICLGVVLAPLAGAIIAGLGGRLIGRSGAHIVTILGVGISFALSCYVFSLLMAGKATGGDYVLNVDLYTWLQSGPLQVSIGFLIDELTATMMLVVTFVSLMVHIYTIGYMHDDPGYQRFFSYISLFTFAMLMLVTANNFLQLFFGWEGVGLVSYLLIGFWYQKESAIFANLKAFLVNRVGDLGMILGIAAVLSLFGSLDFATIFAKAPELTGETLQIWPGREWSALTVICVLLFIGAMAKSAQVPLHVWLPDSMEGPTPISALIHAATMVTAGIFLVARMSPLFELSEAALNFVLFIGAVTAFFMGLLGLVQTDIKRVVAYSTLSQLGYMTVALGASAYSAAIFHLGTHAFFKALLFLAAGSVIIGLHHEQDMRKMGGLWKRMPITALTAWIGTLALVGFPGFAGFYSKDAIIEAVAASSLPAAGFAHFSVLGGVFVTSLYSFRLLFLVFHGRSRVDHHAAEHLHESPLVVTGPLVLLAIPSVLIGAPLIGPMLFGDYFGKAIQILPQHATLAEFGEHFHGALNFALHGFTALPFWLMLAGAGTAAVFYLVKPDWPAVVRSRFSLVQYILERKYFFDDVNQAVFAGGLRGLGGLLWRVGDVALIDGLAVNGTAHSIGRLAGALRHIQTGYLYHYAFAMIIGLAALLGMIWYVSF, from the coding sequence ATGGAAAAGCTGACCCTCATCTGTCTGGGCGTGGTGCTGGCGCCACTCGCCGGAGCGATCATCGCCGGTCTGGGTGGACGCCTGATCGGTCGCAGCGGCGCGCACATCGTCACCATCCTCGGGGTGGGAATCTCCTTTGCGCTGTCCTGCTATGTTTTCTCGTTGCTGATGGCCGGCAAGGCGACCGGCGGCGACTATGTGCTCAATGTCGATCTTTACACCTGGCTGCAAAGCGGCCCGCTGCAGGTTTCGATCGGTTTCCTGATCGACGAGCTGACCGCCACCATGATGCTGGTGGTGACCTTCGTGTCGCTGATGGTGCACATCTACACCATCGGCTACATGCACGACGATCCGGGTTATCAGCGCTTCTTCAGCTACATCAGCCTGTTCACCTTTGCCATGCTGATGCTGGTGACGGCAAACAACTTCCTGCAGCTTTTTTTCGGCTGGGAGGGCGTGGGACTGGTCTCGTATCTTTTGATCGGCTTTTGGTATCAGAAGGAGTCGGCCATCTTTGCCAACCTGAAGGCCTTCCTGGTCAATCGGGTCGGCGATCTGGGCATGATCCTGGGCATCGCGGCCGTGCTGTCGCTGTTCGGCAGCCTCGATTTCGCGACCATTTTCGCCAAGGCCCCCGAACTGACCGGCGAGACCCTGCAAATCTGGCCGGGCCGTGAATGGTCGGCGTTGACAGTGATCTGCGTGCTGCTGTTCATCGGCGCCATGGCCAAGTCGGCGCAGGTGCCGTTGCATGTCTGGTTGCCCGACTCGATGGAAGGCCCGACGCCGATCTCGGCGCTGATCCATGCCGCGACCATGGTCACGGCCGGCATCTTCCTGGTGGCACGCATGTCGCCGCTATTCGAGCTGTCAGAGGCGGCGCTCAACTTCGTGTTGTTCATTGGTGCCGTGACGGCCTTTTTCATGGGCCTGCTGGGCCTGGTGCAGACCGACATCAAGCGCGTGGTGGCGTACTCCACGCTCTCTCAGCTCGGCTACATGACCGTCGCACTGGGCGCTTCGGCCTACTCGGCGGCCATCTTTCATCTGGGTACGCACGCCTTCTTCAAGGCACTGCTGTTCCTGGCCGCCGGCTCGGTGATCATCGGCCTGCATCACGAGCAGGACATGCGCAAGATGGGCGGCCTGTGGAAACGCATGCCGATTACCGCGTTGACGGCGTGGATCGGCACGCTGGCGCTGGTCGGTTTCCCCGGCTTTGCGGGCTTTTATTCCAAGGACGCCATCATCGAGGCGGTGGCGGCATCCTCCCTGCCGGCAGCCGGCTTCGCGCACTTCTCGGTGCTGGGCGGCGTGTTCGTGACCTCGCTGTACAGCTTCCGGCTGCTGTTCCTGGTGTTCCACGGCCGCTCGCGGGTGGACCACCACGCCGCAGAGCACCTGCACGAGTCGCCGCTGGTGGTGACCGGCCCGCTGGTGCTGCTGGCAATACCGTCGGTGCTGATCGGCGCGCCGCTGATCGGGCCGATGCTGTTTGGCGATTACTTCGGCAAGGCGATCCAGATATTGCCGCAGCACGCCACGCTGGCGGAGTTTGGCGAGCATTTCCACGGCGCGTTGAACTTCGCCCTGCACGGCTTCACGGCCTTGCCGTTCTGGCTGATGCTGGCCGGGGCGGGCACAGCGGCGGTGTTCTATCTGGTCAAGCCCGACTGGCCGGCGGTGGTGCGCAGCCGCTTCTCGCTGGTCCAGTACATTCTTGAGCGCAAATACTTCTTTGACGACGTCAATCAGGCGGTGTTTGCCGGCGGCCTGCGTGGCCTCGGCGGCCTGCTGTGGCGGGTCGGTGATGTCGCGCTGATCGACGGCCTGGCCGTCAACGGCACCGCCCACAGCATCGGCCGGCTGGCCGGTGCGCTGCGGCACATCCAGACCGGTTACCTGTACCACTACGCGTTTGCCATGATCATCGGCCTGGCTGCGCTGCTGGGCATGATCTGGTACGTGAGCTTCTGA